In one window of Balearica regulorum gibbericeps isolate bBalReg1 chromosome 29, bBalReg1.pri, whole genome shotgun sequence DNA:
- the LOC104629430 gene encoding twist-related protein 2 has translation MKEESMCPDSPEGSLVTSEEEGERLHKKCLRKRGQGGKPAEDCGAPSPQGKRSKRSPVPQSFEDVHTQRVIANVRERQRTQSLNDAFAELRKIIPTLPSDKLSKIQTLKLAARYIDFLYQVLQSDELDHKITSCNYLAHERLSYAFSVWRMEGAWSMSASH, from the coding sequence ATGAAAGAGGAAAGCATGTGCCCGGACTCCCCTGAAGGCAGCCTGGTCACCAGCGAGGAGGAAGGCGAGCGGCTGCACAAGAAATGCCTGCGCAAGCGTGGCCAGGGAGGCAAACCGGCGGAGGACTGCGGTGCCCCATCGCCGCAGGGCAAGCGGAGCAAGCGCAGCCCCGTCCCGCAGTCCTTCGAGGACGTGCACACGCAGCGCGTGATCGCCAACGTGCGGGAACGCCAGCGGACCCAGTCGCTCAACGACGCCTTCGCGGAGCTGCGGAAGATCATCCCGACCCTTCCTTCCGACAAGCTGAGCAAGATCCAAACCCTCAAGCTGGCCGCCCGCTACATAGACTTCTTGTACCAGGTCCTGCAGAGCGATGAGCTGGACCACAAGATCACCAGCTGCAACTACCTGGCCCACGAGAGGCTCAGCTACGCCTTCTCCGTCTGGAGGATGGAAGGGGCTTGGTCCATGTCCGCATCCCACTGA